In the genome of Monodelphis domestica isolate mMonDom1 chromosome 2, mMonDom1.pri, whole genome shotgun sequence, one region contains:
- the TBP gene encoding TATA-box-binding protein — MDQNNSLPPYAQGLASPQGAMTPGIPLFSPMMPYGTGLTPQPVQSTSSLSILEEQQRQQQQQQQQQQQQAAQQAATQQATQGTSGQTPQLFHSQTLTTAPLPGTTPLYPSPMTPMTPITPATPASESSGIVPQLQNIVSTVNLGCKLDLKTIALRARNAEYNPKRFAAVIMRIREPRTTALIFSSGKMVCTGAKSEEQSRLAARKYARVVQKLGFPAKFLDFKIQNMVGSCDVKFPIRLEGLVLTHQQFSSYEPELFPGLIYRMIKPRIVLLIFVSGKVVLTGAKVRAEIYEAFENIYPILKGFRKTT, encoded by the exons ATGGATCAAAACAACAGCTTGCCGCCTTATGCCCAGGGCTTGGCCTCTCCTCAG GGTGCCATGACTCCTGGAATTCCTCTCTTTAGCCCAATGATGCCCTATGGTACTGGACTGACTCCCCAACCTGTCCAAAGCACAAGCAGTCTTTCTATTCTGGAAGAGCAgcagaggcagcagcagcagcagcagcagcagcaacagcagcaagcTGCCCAACAGGCTGCAACTCAACAAGCAACACAGGGAACTTCTGGCCAAACCCCACAGCTCTTCCATTCACAGACTCTTACCACAGCACCTCTGCCGGGCACTACACCCTTGTATCCTTCCCCAATGACCCCTATGACCCCCATTACACCAGCCACACCTGCATCTGAAAGTTCTGGGATTGTACCACAGCTACA GAACATTGTATCTACCGTGAATCTTGGTTGTAAACTTGACTTAAAAACCATTGCACTTCGTGCCCGAAATGCTGAATACAATCCCAAG CGTTTTGCTGCAGTCATCATGAGAATAAGAGAGCCAAGAACTACTGCACTTATTTTCAGTTCTGGGAAGATGGTGTGCACAGGAGCTAAAAG tGAAGAACAGTCCAGATTAGCAGCCAGGAAATATGCCAGAGTTGTACAAAAATTGGGCTTTCCAGCCAAGTTCCTGGATTTTAAGATTCAAAATATGGTGGGGAGCTGTGATGTGAAGTTTCCCATAAGATTAGAAGGGTTGGTACTGACGCATCAACAATTTAGCag tTATGAGCCAGAGTTGTTTCCTGGATTAATCTACAGAATGATCAAACCCAGAattgttctgcttatttttgtTTCTGGAAAAGTTGTATTAACTG GTGCTAAGGTCAGAGCAGAGATCTACGAAGCATTCGAAAACATTTACCCTATTCTAAAAGGATTCAGGAAAACAACGTAA
- the PDCD2 gene encoding programmed cell death protein 2, producing MASVETPALDSTLAQTPAQALAPAPAVELGFAVEAPGWRLRSEQFPSKVGGRPAWLSECDLPGPAELACPLCHRPLAFLLQLYAPLPGRDDAFHRDLFVFCCREPPCCAALRVFRNQLPRKNDHYSYEPPSDEPPDEINDSPSVQLQSGVHLCRVCGCLGPKVCSKCHKAHYCSKDHQTLDWKLGHKQSCTSDNLWSEIPDHKFLFPEYEIVIETEEMEPDNIPDCTPEGLGKCDNSELIGSMDEALEAELDSMAKHESKEDEIFQKFKTQIALEPEQILRYGRGIDPIWISGENIPQEQDIPNCPCGARRIFEFQVMPQLLNYLKADRLGRSIDWGTLAVFTCVESCSLGSKYTEEFIWKQDFTDTT from the exons ATGGCATCAGTGGAGACTCCGGCTCTGGATTCGACCCTCGCCCAGACCCCAGCCCAGGCCCTGGCCCCGGCCCCGGCTGTGGAGTTGGGTTTCGCGGTCGAAGCGCCGGGTTGGCGCCTGCGAAGCGAGCAGTTTCCCAGCAAGGTTGGAGGACGGCCTGCGTGGCTCTCCGAGTGTGACCTGCCTGGCCCAGCGGAGCTCGCCTGCCCGTTATGCCACCGCCCGCTCGCCTTTCTGCTGCAGTTGTACGCGCCTCTCCCGGGGCGCGACGACGCTTTCCACCGCGACCTTTTCGTCTTCTGTTGTCGGGAGCCTCCGTGCTGCGCCGCGCTCCGAG TTTTTAGGAATCAGCTACCCAGGAAAAATGACCATTACTCTTATGAGCCACCATCTGATGAGCCACCAGATGAAATAAACGATTCTCCAAGTGTACAGCTTCAGTCTGGTGTTCATCTCTGTAGGGTTTGTGGCTGTTTGGGTCCCAAAGTTTGTTCCAAGTGTCATAAGGCTCATTATTGTAGTAAGGATCATCAGACTCTGGATTGGAAATTGGGACATAAGCAATCTTGTACATCAG ATAATTTATGGTCTGAAATCCCAGACCACAAGTTCCTTTTTCCGGAATATGAAATTGTAATAGAAACAGAAGAGATGGAGCCGGACAATATTCCTGATTGCACTCCTGAAGGCCTGGGAAAGTGTGACAATTCAGAACTCATAGGCAGCATGG ATGAAGCACTTGAAGCAGAATTAGATTCAATGGCAAAGCATGAATCTAAGGAAGATGAAATCTTCCAGAAATTTAAAACTCAAATAGCCCTTGAGCCAGAGCAG ATTCTTAGATATGGCAGAGGTATTGACCCCATCTGGATTTCTGGTGAAAATATTCCTCAAGAACAAGATATTCCAAATTGCCCATGTGGTGCCAGGAGGATATTTGAATTCCAG GTTATGCCACAGCTTCTAAATTACCTGAAGGCTGACAGACTGGGCAGAAGCATTGACTGGGGGACTCTGGCTGTATTTACCTGTGTGGAAAGTTGCAGCTTGGGCTCCAAGTACACAGAAGAGTTTATCTGGAAGCAGGACTTCACAGATACAACTTAA